Proteins from a genomic interval of candidate division KSB1 bacterium:
- a CDS encoding M48 family metallopeptidase: MNLYGWIILAALLIETAVQAIAKLLNLKSMTSPPPEELSDVYDGEAYRKSQAYERASARLGLTAAATDLVILLAFWFLQGFDRLQQLVESFGLSVIPSGLIYIGILAAAKSLLDLPFDAYAVFAIEERFGFNRMTVKTFLLDRLKGAFLGLIIGAPLLAAVLFFFDSLGGSAWLYAWMLVTFVSILLTFLAPSLILPLFNKFTPLPSGELYDSISRYAQSVNYPLQGVYVTDGSRRSTKGNAYFIGFGKKKRIALFDTLIEKQSPDEITAVLAHEIGHYKKKHVWINLLIHFVHSGLLFFLLSLFLRHKPLYEAFFMQSTPIYAGLVFFGMLYSPVESLLGIFLNALSRRQELAADRYVAQTLPQGSLLLISSLKKLAADHLENLTPHPFYVWLNYSHPPLLQRIQALKQAALTGESSSR, encoded by the coding sequence GTGAATCTCTACGGCTGGATCATCCTGGCGGCGCTGTTGATAGAGACCGCTGTCCAGGCCATCGCCAAACTCCTCAATCTGAAAAGCATGACCTCGCCGCCGCCGGAAGAACTGTCCGACGTTTACGACGGCGAAGCATATCGAAAATCGCAGGCATACGAACGAGCTTCCGCCCGTCTCGGATTGACGGCTGCAGCGACGGATCTGGTCATTTTACTCGCCTTTTGGTTTCTGCAGGGATTCGATCGGCTGCAGCAGTTGGTCGAGTCTTTCGGCTTGAGCGTGATCCCTTCCGGTCTCATTTATATCGGCATTTTGGCCGCTGCAAAATCTTTGCTCGATCTCCCATTCGACGCCTACGCAGTTTTTGCCATCGAAGAACGCTTCGGCTTTAACCGCATGACGGTGAAAACATTTTTATTGGATCGTCTGAAAGGGGCGTTCCTGGGGCTCATCATCGGCGCGCCTTTGCTGGCAGCCGTACTCTTTTTCTTTGACTCGTTAGGCGGCTCGGCCTGGCTCTATGCCTGGATGCTGGTAACGTTCGTTTCCATTCTTTTGACCTTTTTGGCTCCTTCGCTCATCCTGCCGCTGTTCAACAAGTTTACGCCGTTACCGTCCGGCGAACTCTATGATTCGATTTCGAGGTATGCGCAATCGGTCAACTATCCGCTGCAGGGGGTTTATGTTACGGACGGCTCCAGACGCTCCACCAAAGGCAATGCCTATTTTATCGGCTTCGGCAAAAAAAAGCGCATTGCCCTTTTCGATACGCTGATCGAAAAGCAGTCGCCCGACGAAATCACGGCAGTGTTAGCGCATGAGATCGGTCATTACAAGAAAAAGCACGTCTGGATCAATCTGCTGATCCATTTCGTTCACAGCGGGTTGCTCTTTTTTCTCTTGTCGCTCTTTTTGCGGCACAAACCGCTTTACGAAGCCTTTTTCATGCAGTCGACGCCGATCTATGCCGGGCTTGTCTTTTTTGGAATGCTCTATTCCCCCGTCGAATCCCTTCTCGGCATTTTCCTAAATGCCTTGTCGCGTCGGCAGGAATTGGCGGCCGACCGCTATGTTGCCCAGACATTGCCGCAGGGATCGCTTTTGCTGATTTCCTCACTCAAAAAATTGGCCGCCGACCATTTGGAAAACCTCACCCCCCACCCTTTTTACGTTTGGCTGAACTACTCCCATCCGCCGCTGCTGCAAAGAATTCAGGCGTTAAAGCAGGCTGCATTGACCGGCGAAAGTTCATCTCGTTGA
- a CDS encoding 4Fe-4S binding protein, whose translation MRRKGLLIGFFAVSSPLFAGADAFKFFSFWNSPKVFFFLLAALAGTILISTFRLSRRTRILLQIATFFVLGVLYVLPLGEWTAGFGLHPSPMCIIEKPFMFLKRSAAVPLIFISLFTLIALLSVITNKGFCSWACPLGALQELLYRLPIVKKQKRTLPFVITQTIRIALLVLFIVFLFTLGFSLYEYINAFHLLHWQWNWVLFVPLLLVLSSLFFYRPFCYAVCPMGLATWIFEQFSFFRVRLDKQACTDCGQCLKKSPCPTVPAILAQKKLRPDCHACGDCINACAEKALKFKI comes from the coding sequence ATGAGAAGAAAAGGTTTGCTGATCGGCTTTTTCGCTGTTTCATCCCCACTCTTTGCCGGAGCAGATGCATTCAAGTTTTTTTCATTCTGGAATTCGCCAAAGGTTTTTTTCTTTCTTTTAGCGGCTTTAGCGGGCACGATTCTGATTTCGACCTTTCGCCTGTCCCGGCGGACTAGAATCCTTTTACAGATTGCGACGTTTTTTGTGTTGGGCGTTCTGTATGTGCTGCCTTTAGGAGAATGGACCGCCGGTTTCGGCCTTCACCCCAGCCCGATGTGCATCATCGAAAAACCGTTTATGTTTCTAAAGCGCAGTGCTGCTGTACCTCTTATCTTTATTTCTCTCTTTACTCTAATTGCTTTGCTTTCGGTCATCACCAACAAGGGCTTTTGCAGCTGGGCTTGTCCCTTGGGCGCTTTGCAGGAGCTGCTCTATCGTCTGCCGATCGTGAAAAAGCAAAAAAGAACCCTGCCTTTTGTAATCACCCAGACAATAAGAATTGCGCTGCTGGTTTTGTTTATCGTTTTTCTTTTTACGTTGGGGTTTTCTCTTTACGAATATATCAATGCCTTCCACCTTTTGCATTGGCAATGGAACTGGGTCCTCTTCGTTCCTCTCCTGCTTGTGTTGAGCAGCTTGTTTTTCTATCGGCCGTTTTGTTATGCGGTCTGCCCTATGGGTTTGGCGACTTGGATTTTCGAACAGTTTTCCTTCTTTCGGGTGCGGCTCGATAAGCAGGCTTGTACCGACTGCGGCCAATGCCTTAAAAAAAGCCCTTGCCCGACCGTTCCCGCCATATTAGCGCAAAAAAAGCTTCGCCCCGATTGTCATGCATGCGGAGACTGCATTAATGCCTGCGCTGAAAAGGCGCTAAAGTTCAAAATCTAA
- a CDS encoding cytochrome c family protein, whose product MQFRLCLVWLCIGGFQGLYGQTIESYRTCQDCHAQTAAEWKVSRHASSGIEKNPLYRLVRERVKGREVKSCDVCHQPIGQMGLNDYDARKLMVEGINCDVCHAAKPVKSGGWEVIPGNVKLSPHKDAVPVSHKSVYSKFLVSSQSCLSCHGGKEKNKNTVCSSETEYRKSEFAAKGVTCQDCHMPVMEGKTTELGKIREVHTHVFYGAYNAEILRNCADLQMTLAPSTDELVVTVRVSNRTAGHALPGGSPLRLIALRLQAFDDAGGIVWQNYYNSPFEDPKALFARLYAADDADALTAPWEGVPLRADQRLKPKESRTLTYSLPKENIHHITAALDYFLMAPFLAERFGLPPKPYSTPITIVTVSESFNDKR is encoded by the coding sequence ATGCAGTTCCGGTTATGTTTGGTATGGCTGTGCATCGGCGGCTTTCAAGGACTTTATGGCCAAACGATCGAATCCTATCGAACATGCCAGGACTGCCATGCGCAAACCGCGGCTGAATGGAAGGTTTCGCGCCATGCATCATCCGGCATCGAAAAGAACCCTCTTTATCGGCTGGTCCGAGAGCGGGTCAAGGGTAGGGAGGTCAAATCCTGTGACGTCTGTCACCAGCCCATCGGGCAGATGGGGTTGAATGACTATGACGCCCGAAAGCTGATGGTCGAAGGCATCAACTGCGATGTCTGCCATGCCGCCAAGCCGGTAAAAAGCGGCGGATGGGAGGTCATTCCCGGCAACGTCAAGCTTTCGCCCCATAAAGATGCCGTACCCGTCAGCCACAAATCCGTCTATTCCAAGTTTCTTGTCTCTTCCCAATCCTGTTTGAGCTGTCACGGCGGAAAAGAAAAGAATAAAAATACGGTCTGCAGCAGCGAAACGGAATATCGGAAAAGCGAATTCGCCGCGAAAGGGGTCACCTGTCAGGACTGCCACATGCCGGTCATGGAAGGCAAAACGACTGAATTGGGCAAGATCCGTGAGGTGCATACGCATGTGTTCTACGGCGCTTATAATGCCGAGATCCTGCGCAATTGCGCCGATCTGCAGATGACGCTCGCTCCTTCAACGGATGAGCTCGTTGTTACGGTCAGGGTGAGCAACCGCACGGCCGGCCATGCTCTTCCCGGCGGCTCGCCTTTGCGCTTGATTGCATTACGTCTTCAGGCTTTTGATGACGCCGGCGGAATAGTATGGCAGAACTATTACAATTCCCCATTTGAAGATCCCAAGGCGCTCTTTGCGCGACTGTATGCGGCGGACGACGCCGATGCCCTTACAGCGCCCTGGGAAGGCGTTCCTTTGCGCGCGGATCAGCGATTAAAGCCGAAAGAGTCCAGAACGCTGACCTATTCTTTGCCAAAAGAAAACATTCACCATATTACGGCCGCTCTTGACTATTTTCTTATGGCGCCTTTTTTAGCAGAGCGGTTCGGATTGCCCCCAAAACCCTATTCAACCCCGATTACGATTGTCACAGTCTCGGAATCGTTCAATGATAAAAGGTAA